The Brassica oleracea var. oleracea cultivar TO1000 chromosome C7, BOL, whole genome shotgun sequence sequence TCAAGAACAGAAAAGCCCTTCAAGTGGTTTGTTTGGTTCCAACTAAGATGTTTCCTGCCTTATCAGTGTAGGGTTCTTAGCTTAGGTTAAAAGCAAGAACATGATGATGAGCATATCGTTGCTAAAAGTATTCATCTTTTGGAGTAAACAATTACTCAAAACGGAAACTTTATATTGAGAATAATCTTAGTTGAGTTAATAAGTTCAGACAATGAAGACTCATATGCAATTAATACATAAACATGATCTAAAATCAAAATTCAGACAAGATCTTTCTAGATCTATGATTCTTCCCTTCTACAATTTCGATACATCAACCGACCACATTACACGAAATGTGATCAAACCCAAATATTTCAGACAAGAACCGCATGTAAAATCGCAGGAATAAAACAAGGAACATGAGGCAGGAAGCAAGAGAAAGATCAAGATTTGAACTCACGGTGAGGTCATTGGTGATGTTGGTGAGCTCTTCCTTGGCTTTCTTCGAAACCCATGAACCTCCCACTTTGAAGCTCGTCACTTTCGTTAACACCTTCTCCATTTTTCTTCTCCTCCGATTCACTCTTAGAGTGAAGACAAATAGCTCTCAGCTAAAAAAAGTGACAGAGCAGAGTCAAAGCGGCGACTCACAAAGATATATCGAAAGAGGGCGTTTTCGTCATTTTGTCATCTCCTTTTAACATTTTTCAACTTAATCCGCTATTTTTGCCTAATTTTTCAAATTACGAACACTTTTACATAATAATTTAAATTTTTAAATGCGGAAGAAGACTCTCTAACCGTATAAATTTAAACTCCGAGTTTCCTTTTCTAAAAATTAATTACTCGAAAATACAATTTGAAATTTATTAAAATTTCAATTTGTGAACAATGCTTTGTCTTAACGCGAAATTAAAATGATTGGATAGTGAAAATATGCCGTGGGGCCCGCATATTAACGCTGCTCCAGCACATAACTTATTGTACAACGCAATTATTCTACCAATCATTGAACCTATCTAGCTCAGCCAGAGGATTTCAAAAACAAATAAGTAGACCTGTTTGTACTAGCGACAATCTGAAGAATTTCGATTTAGTTTGGTTTAATTTAGTACAAAATCATATCGATTACATCAATTCATAAGAACATCAATTCATAAGAACGCACGAAAAAGGTAAATTAACTCAAAAATAGACAAATCATTATAATCACAAAACAGAAACGTGAATTAACCGTCTATGTCCATAAAAGTCTTAGCTTTCTCGTATGCTTTATTCATATGTTCTCTAAACCGGTTCACATCTAGTCTAACATCTTGTTCTTTCAAATAAACATTCATTTTAGTTGCATTCCAATCCACTCCTCTATAAGCAATCGGATCTTTCAAAACCAAATCATCTTTACTATACTTCTCTACCAAACTGCTTTCTCCCACATTCACTCGATACTCAGTATACTCCAACTCCATTCCCTTAGCTGGATATTCAAAGCACGTTTTAGCCACCCAACCTAACCCAAGCGGAACAATCTGAACCAAAACAGAACCGGGTCTAAGAAACAACAAATGTGTCAATGCTGCACCATGAACCCCGACCATCCCGTGGCTCGACTTTATAAGCTTATACGCTTCTTTCAAGCTCGTGGTTTTTGATGGTCTGAATATGATTACCTCGAATCCAACATCTTCAAGCATCTCTTTGATATGCTTCTCGTTTAGTATCACTCGACCAACGTTGCCATATCGACTGACCAATATTAGACGAGGCTTTTGGGATTCGAGCGTAGATAGGTTTGTGTTGTAGGCTTTGTCTAAAAGATTGTGAAAGTCCACTAACGATTTGGAGTTAGGTAATCGGATCGGGTCTATTAACATGGGCCCATGTGAAATCAGCCCCACAAAAGCTGAAGTGAAACAATGTGTAATAGAAGAAGCATTTTCATTCTCTAGTAATATGGTTTTGTGTTTGGTAAACGCACCTAGAACATCCATGTATCTTGGCATCCACCATTCCTTGGGATTGACTACCACAATGATGAAATCATGGTCGGGGTAGATCGAATTGGCCGTGATGAAGAGGGGAATGAAACCATCAATGAAATCGTGATAGATGCTTCCAGTATAACCTCCAGCGCTGAACACAATAGCCGGTGAATCATGTGTTATATCACATGATCTGGTATATACCAATGTGCCTGAGGTTAGTGTTAGCTCTTTGATTCTAGGCATGACCCAATTGTCTGTTTTTCTTGGGTATGGTCTGATCTTTTCGACAATTGGTGCTGACGTGGAGGAAATGGGGTCCATGAGAGCCAAAGTTCCAGTTCTTTGGTCAAGACTACAGGTGCCGTTGATTGAGCAGAGATCGTAGTCAGTGTGGGAACGGTCGCATGTGATTGTTGATGAAGTCATCTCTTGCGGGGCCTGGTCGATTCTTATGGTTCTGGATTCCCACGTTTGTTGCAATGACGTGCCTATAGATGAAACTTCCTTTTTTTTAATTAGAAGATAATATAGTGGACATTTTTAATCGATTAAAACTGAAACATCTTTGTTATTTTAATGTCAACTGAGAAGTGATAAGTAATGAAAAGTCAAAAGAGATCTGCTTCTTTTTTTCCTTTATATATGGTTGGCCAAACATTATGGTCATTATTTCTTTTTAATATTAAAAATTAAAATCCTTACTAATTTAATAATAGCCTAGAGTTCAGCTAATATAGTGATTTAGTTAAGTTTTTTTATTGACAAAAAAAAAGTTAAGTATTTTTCCCCCCATGGTTTCTGAGAACAAAGAAGAAATTAAGCTTGATTCATTTTTGTTATTATTTAAGTATATGACACAAGGGATGTCAAAAAAAAAAAGTATATGACACAAGTTATTTTTCTTGTTCAGAAACATTATATTACACAAATATTGGAAAGAAGCGAAGTTTAAGACTAGTTTGGTCTAAAAACGTCGACTACTAAGCTTAAACAAAAGAAAAAATATCAATAACCTCTCACGTGCTTTAGAAGATACTATATAGTTTTTTTTTTGGTAATCAAGATTGAAGATACTATATAGTTATAACTTATAAGTTCGAGACTGACACGAAATTTAAGTATCATTGGTTTTAGTAATATTAATGTGTAGATCTACACTCGTATCAAATCAAATCTCATATAATAAAAAATTGGAAAAATCGCATTTTAATCTTAAAATAGCAAAAAACTAGCATTTTAAAATCTTAGAGTTAATTGACTTGGACTTTAAACATTTACAAAGAAATGATAACCATTACTGTTAACCAAACCTTTACCTAGTTTCCGATCACTTTAGTTCAAACATTTATGGCTTCCGATCCAGTCATACCATTTTTATTGATTTTTAAAAAGTTTGATTGCGACCGTTGTGTTAGCATTCAGATTTAAATAAGCTAAACTATTTTACTATTTTATGAATTCTTTCTTTTTTTGCTAAGATACTATTTTGTGAATTTTCAGTTTAACAATATAATTGTTCCGTGTCCTTGTAAAGACAACATTACAGCGATACGTAAAAGGGAAATTTGAATCGCAGATTCTAAAGATGAAGAAGTGGTCTGATAGTTGACATACCTTGAGAGGAACTTAGGGAAGGAATCAACTGAAGATCAGATACGGAGGAGAAGAGAGCAAGATACGTCACCAGAACGATGAACGAGGCAACCGCTGCCACCGTATAACTCTTCGGTATGGTTTTCATAACCATGATTCTTTGGTGTTGGTGTAGTGTGCTAAATATGTATCTATGAATACAACTGAAGCTTTATCGTCCCTAAAAGCGTTTGGTTTTCTTTACGGGGGGAGAAAAGAAGAAAAACATTGCCAGAAGATTCACAAAAAATGCGAACGAGACAATACGCATCTTATATACTACTATTTTAAACTTTTCTCTAAAAACAATTTTTGATTTGTTATTATTGTCTTCCTCAGTTTGGCACATGTCCTTTTCTCTTATATTGTGTAGAAATTTTATGAATATTTATATAATATTTCTTACTTCTCCGTAAAACAATATTTGAAAGACTGCCATGTACATGTGTTTTCTATACTATATAGGCGAAGACTTTGTCTCAAAGAACCGTTTTCTTAATTGTCTGCCGTTACGAGAGTAACAATTTAATTTATAAAACCTCTAACAATTTTTAATTAATTATATTATAATATAAACAATCTTCAAGTAATAAATGCTGCTGCATGGGAAGACTATAATAGAACGTATGATTAATAATATATCTTGTGCACGTTTACAGCTGTTCACTCCATTTTACTCCCTCCCTTCAGAAATATAAAATATTTAGAGGAGTTTTTATATTCCAATTTATAGAATGTTCTTATATTTCTAAATAAAATTTATCAAAAACTGTGTAATCAATCAAATTTAATAGTTCTATTTTGTAATTGATTAAATAGTTTTTAATTTAAAATTTTAATGATACTTTTTTAGATAAAAAGTAACTTTGTTAGTAAGTGAATTTCACCTAAACACGAGGGATTTCACCTAAACACGAGGGAGTATCATTTTGATATATCATGAAACGACAGATATTTAAATCGATATTAGTAACCAGCTAAAGATATAGTTTCTTTTACGTATCTACATTCATTTGTAAAGTTATTATATAAAGAAATATACACATTTAATTTCTTACTCAATATGGTTGTTTTGGTTCTTCAACGCAAGATGCTTAAACTACGAAAAACTGATTTGACATTAATTTTTCATGGGAGGCTTGACGGGACAGCTTAGGTAATCAATAGACGGACCTTAAATCATTCATTTCATTATACTGTGGGCCTCTAAAAGGCCCATTAAGTTTTTTTCATTACAACCTCAGACCAAGCATTTGGCGGGAAGAGCCACGCCGCCACCGGGAAGTCGCTGACGGCGAAAACCGATGCTTCGCTTACGCCTATGGGTTTCTCCGGTTAGAAGATTTACGTTTCAACAGAGATACGTCCATGATGTCTCCACTTCTTCTCTGCTTTACGCCGCATCGATTCCGAGCCTTCGCCTCTTAAGTAACTGCAAGAGCATTGATTCACTGCGGAAAGCTCACGGGATCTTAACGGGGAATGGGCTTATGTCTGACATCTCGTGTGCCACTAAGCTCGTTAGTCTCTACGGTTCCTTCGGGTACACTAAAGATGCACGCTCCGTGTTCGATCAAATTCCCGAACCAGATTTCTATTTATGGAAAGTCATGCTCAGCTGTTATCACCAGAACAGAGAGAGTCTCGAAGTCGTAAAGCTTTATTCTTTAATGAGGAAACACGGTTACGACAACATTGTTTTCTCCATAGCTTTGAAAGCGTGCACTGAGATGCAGGATTTGGATAACGGGAAGAAGATACATTGCGATATCGTTAAGGTGCAAGACTCTGATGATATTGTGTTTACAGGTCTTGTAGATATGTATGCTAAGTGTGGAGAGATCAAGACTTCTTGTAGAGTGTTTGAAGGTGTTAGCTTGAGGAATGTGGTTTCTTGGACTTCGATGATTGCTGGGTATGTGAAGAACGGCTTGCACGAGGAAGGGTTGGCTGTGTTTAATCAGATGAGGGGAAGCTCTGTTTCGGGTAATGAAGTTACGTACGGTACTCTTGTCACGGCGTGCGCGAAGCTCGGTGCTTTACATCAAGGGAAGTGGTTACACGGTTGTTTGATTAAGAGTGGGATTGAGTTGGGATCATGCTTGGTGACATCTCTGTTAGATATGTATGTTAAATGTGGTGATATAAGCAATGCGCGTTGGGTGTTTAATGACTATTCCCATGTGGATCTTGTCATGTGGACGGCGATGATTGTGGGATACACACATAACGGAAGTGCCAGTGAGGCTTTGAGCTTGTTTCAGAAAATGAAAGGGGTTGGAATCAAGCCTAACTGTGTTACCATTGCAAGTGTCTTATCCGGTTGTGGTCTGGTTGGGAATCTTGCACTGGGAAGATTAGTTCATAGCCTATCCATCAAAGCTGGTCTTTGGGATACAAACGTTGCTAACGCTCTGGTTCACATGTATGCCAAGTGCTATCAGAATAGAGAAGCTATGTTTGTGTTTGAAACTGAGTCAGAGAAAGACTTAGTCGCTTGGAACTCTATAATATCTGGTTTTTCGCAAAACGGATCTGTCCATGAAGCTTTGTTTCTGTTCCATCGTATGGTTTCAGAGTCTGTGACGCCTAATGGTGTAACAGTTGCAAGTCTCTTCTCAGCATGTGCTTCCCTCGGGTCTCTACCCATAGGTTCCTCTCTTCATGCTTATTCCCTGAAACTGGGCTTCTTGGCATCATCAAGTGTCCATGTTGGTACTGCGCTCTTGGACTTCTACGCCAAATGTGGGGATGCGGAATCAGCTCGTAGCGTTTTCGACACTATAGAGGAGAAAAATACGATCACATGGAGTGCTATGATCGGAGGCTACGGAAAGCAAGGGGACAGAGAAGGCTCTATTGAGCTATTTGAAGAGATGCTGAAGAAGGAACAAAAGCCGAACGAGTCAACCTTCACGTCTATTTTATCAGCTTGTAGTCACACGGGGATGGTTAACGAAGGAAAGAAGTACTTTAACTCAATGCACAAAGACTACAACTTCACGCCTTCCGCAAAGCACTACACATGTATGGTTGATATGCTGGCACGAGCAGGTGTGCTTGAGCAAGCCTTGGACGTGATCGAGAAGATGCCTATTCAACCAGACGTGAGATGTTTTGCAGCGTTTCTCCATGGATGTGGAATGCATTCGAGGTTTGATCTTGGGGAGATCGTGATCAAGAAGATGTTTGATTTGCATCCTGATGATGCCTCTTATTATGTGCTTGTGTCCAATTTGTATGCGTTGGATGGAAGATGGAGCCAGGCTAAAGAAGTGAGGAATCTGATGAAGCAGAGAGGTCTGCGCAAGGTCGCAGGACATAGTACAATGGAAACAGAGTTGTCTCATAGCTTTTGTGGATGAACAAAGAATCATATATACACAAAAGCATTCTTGGATTAAGTCGATTTGTTTAGTGTACAGAGCAAGAACAGTTGTACGAGGATATATAAGATAACAAACAGTGAACAGCTCTGAGCTATGCTAAGATTCTTGCTTTGTTGTGTGGTCTCAGCTAGAATCTGTGATAGTGAAAGCCGCTTTCATCTTAATCCTCATCTTGTGAATCAAAGGGAACTTCATGCCGAGGTTTGTTGTACTTCTCACGCAGCTGTTGGATTGGGATGAAATCTCCAGCTGTATCCGCACCATAGAAGAGGAAAGAAATGTATGGATGATCAAACCTTTCCTGCAGAAACCACGCACACAAACATGAGTCAAAAAACATTGCAATGGAGATGGGATTATCCACAATCTGCTCACTTTGTCAGGTTTCTCAGGAGCTAATAGATTGTCTTCAGGAACTGCAAAATATCAGATCCACAGTCAGGTGATGAGGATAGTATTCACTAGTTAATGGTTGTCCAGCAGTAGAATCTCAAAGAATATATACAGTTAGACGTTGGACTCGAATACTTGGAGCTTACCGTAAGCCACTAGTAGATCAGGGTGGGTGCGTACATCGACAAGAACCTGCTAGAC is a genomic window containing:
- the LOC106304223 gene encoding protein O-linked-mannose beta-1,4-N-acetylglucosaminyltransferase 2-like, which gives rise to MVMKTIPKSYTVAAVASFIVLVTYLALFSSVSDLQLIPSLSSSQGTSLQQTWESRTIRIDQAPQEMTSSTITCDRSHTDYDLCSINGTCSLDQRTGTLALMDPISSTSAPIVEKIRPYPRKTDNWVMPRIKELTLTSGTLVYTRSCDITHDSPAIVFSAGGYTGSIYHDFIDGFIPLFITANSIYPDHDFIIVVVNPKEWWMPRYMDVLGAFTKHKTILLENENASSITHCFTSAFVGLISHGPMLIDPIRLPNSKSLVDFHNLLDKAYNTNLSTLESQKPRLILVSRYGNVGRVILNEKHIKEMLEDVGFEVIIFRPSKTTSLKEAYKLIKSSHGMVGVHGAALTHLLFLRPGSVLVQIVPLGLGWVAKTCFEYPAKGMELEYTEYRVNVGESSLVEKYSKDDLVLKDPIAYRGVDWNATKMNVYLKEQDVRLDVNRFREHMNKAYEKAKTFMDIDG
- the LOC106304220 gene encoding pentatricopeptide repeat-containing protein At2g03380, mitochondrial, coding for MLRLRLWVSPVRRFTFQQRYVHDVSTSSLLYAASIPSLRLLSNCKSIDSLRKAHGILTGNGLMSDISCATKLVSLYGSFGYTKDARSVFDQIPEPDFYLWKVMLSCYHQNRESLEVVKLYSLMRKHGYDNIVFSIALKACTEMQDLDNGKKIHCDIVKVQDSDDIVFTGLVDMYAKCGEIKTSCRVFEGVSLRNVVSWTSMIAGYVKNGLHEEGLAVFNQMRGSSVSGNEVTYGTLVTACAKLGALHQGKWLHGCLIKSGIELGSCLVTSLLDMYVKCGDISNARWVFNDYSHVDLVMWTAMIVGYTHNGSASEALSLFQKMKGVGIKPNCVTIASVLSGCGLVGNLALGRLVHSLSIKAGLWDTNVANALVHMYAKCYQNREAMFVFETESEKDLVAWNSIISGFSQNGSVHEALFLFHRMVSESVTPNGVTVASLFSACASLGSLPIGSSLHAYSLKLGFLASSSVHVGTALLDFYAKCGDAESARSVFDTIEEKNTITWSAMIGGYGKQGDREGSIELFEEMLKKEQKPNESTFTSILSACSHTGMVNEGKKYFNSMHKDYNFTPSAKHYTCMVDMLARAGVLEQALDVIEKMPIQPDVRCFAAFLHGCGMHSRFDLGEIVIKKMFDLHPDDASYYVLVSNLYALDGRWSQAKEVRNLMKQRGLRKVAGHSTMETELSHSFCG